Proteins from a single region of Bombus vancouverensis nearcticus chromosome 5, iyBomVanc1_principal, whole genome shotgun sequence:
- the LOC117158521 gene encoding proline-, glutamic acid- and leucine-rich protein 1, whose amino-acid sequence MATIMELINFFDHESKEYEEFLQHLICFNGDIPFDVEEVEKVQNVIVSTVNTYLNQSQSRCKGLLILDTILPQCSKDILLKYCILWMSKATQVLDSIHSMPQELSISCKVLGQLIIRSKDIPEIQKQVSMQNVKQLINVISNLSTEKKCGPVYYLIAVLLHRYPEVCERSQVAIKKIILLQVDSTQENLVCASAKCYALLAKATERSFKPPPSKPNYTGWIYNQALICNSLHVIMDELFSNLTELENVNIWDKLELPNISEENIIQFYFTQKQRFSNLCSYLSFMLCGVDDKNSVLPHEILKVLCRGLAIQPSNIKNQNSVKEQILYLILPKLHIALFNVLNSLINGFKEQLVSYGSTILELLLQTLQWTENALENQITINRNKPFRNVRISVYKCLNSWLMNTNSLSGIETVADEYLSSILKDIVPEKDRVLLTIQKTQNLSKRALKRLRDSQYEKGIHLSNGIASNKEHYLDTDVCKVALDVLQNVFFNSGTLLKQTFFKTIQNIVIPLLYDCYLSTTEQKFYKEHAHCRLLLFRVLRALQMNPHSLTPLPTQYSLEIFEMALNDNNLDIIQEAKVALAELEKITHPHAPPIQLTQVETIQKEFVTDEQIVQGHSTMENVLSPFVETIADEGVEPSPNKKLKVTNSHHNEIVEPGTENTTEDKLHITQTNKDIVKEQDNTIKEQITVTIQNKDIIESEQAAQISDESVNETASTTVVFSDTEIPRSMSSLNVIKQTDGICIENTNTTGDIKRSSENISRISEVSKEHFAQEKEEEEMLQLFQDVPKNDS is encoded by the exons atggcAACAATAatggaattaattaatttttttgatcATGAATCAAAAGAGTATGAAGAATTCTTGCAACACTTAATATGTTTTAACGGAGATATACCATTTGATGTAGAAGag GTTGAAAAAGTACAGAATGTCATTGTATCGACTGTAAATACCTATTTAAATCAATCACAATCTCGATGTAAAGGTTTATTAATTTTGGACACGATATTACCACAATGCTCGaaagatattcttttaaaatattGCATACTATGGATGTCAAAAGCTACCCAAGTATTAGATAGTATCCATAGTATGCCACAGGAGTTATCCATTTCTTGTAAAGTTCTTGGACAACTGATTATCAGATCAAAAGATATTCCTGAGATACAAAAACAAGTATCTATGCAAAATGTAAAGCAGCTTATCAATGTAATTAGTAACTTGAGTACAGAAAAGAAATGTGGTCCGGTGTATTATTTAATTGCTGTATTATTACATCGATATCCAGAAGTTTGTGAACGTTCTCAG gtggctataaaaaaaattatactaCTACAAGTTGATTCTACGCAAGAAAATCTGGTTTGCGCCAGTGCAAAATGCTATGCCCTTCTGGCAAAAGCAACAGAGCGTTCGTTTAAACCTCCACCTTCGAAACCAAATTATACTGGATGGATATATAACCAAGCGCTTATTTGCAATAGCTTACATGTAATAATGGATgaattattttcaaacttgaCAGAATTAGAAAATGTGAACATATGGGATAAATTAGAATTACCTAATATATCTGAAGAGAATATCATTCAATTCTATTTTACACAGAAACAAAGATTTTCGAACTTGTGTTCTTATTTATCATTTATGTTATG CGGAGTTGATGACAAAAATTCAGTATTACCGCATGAGATCTTGAAGGTTTTATGTAGAGGATTAGCGATACAACCGTCAAACATAAAAAATCAAAATTCTGTCAAAGAAcagattttatatcttattttacCAAAACTACATATTGCTTTATTCAATGTTTTGAATTCACTAATAAATgg ATTTAAAGAACAGTTAGTATCGTATGGATCGACGATATTGGAACTGCTTCTTCAAACATTGCAATGGACAGAGAATGCTTTAGAAAACCAGATAACGATTAATAGAAACAAACCATTTAGAAATGTAAGGATATCTGTTTATAAATGTCTTAACTCTTGGTTAATGAATACTAATTCATTATCTGGTATAGAGACAGTTGCGGATGAATATCTTTCTTCTATATTAAAAGATATTGTACCAGAAAAAGATCGTGTTTTATTGACT ATTCAAAAAACacaaaatttatcaaaaagAGCATTGAAGCGTCTCCGAGATAGTCAATATGAGAAGGGTATACATTTGAGTAATGGAATTGCTTCTAATAAAGAGCATTATCTGGATACGGATGTATGTAAAGTGGCTCTTGATGTATTGCAAAATGTATTTTTCAATAGTGGAACTCTTTTAAAACAAACATTTTTTAAG actatacaaaatattgtaataCCTTTGCTGTATGACTGTTATTTGAGCACAACtgaacaaaaattttataaagaaCATGCTCACTGTCGTTTGTTACTATTTAGAGTATTGAGAGCTCTGCAAATGAATCCACATTCCTTAACGCCTTTACCTACGCAATACTCTCTAGAGATATTTGAAATGGCTTTGAATGATAATAATTTAGATATTATTCAAGAAGCCAAAGTGGCATTGGCCGAACTTGAAAAAATCACGCATCCTCATGCTCCACCTATTCAACTAACTCAAGTAGA gaCAATACAAAAGGAATTTGTCACCGATGAACAAATTGTACAAGGACACAGCACAATGGAAAACGTACTTTCACCTTTTGTTGAAACTATCGCAGACGAAGGTGTAGAACCATCgccaaataaaaaattaaaagttacaaattcaCATCATAATGAAATTGTTGAACCTGGGACAGAAAATACTACTGAAGATAAACTGCATATTACACAAACAAACAAAGATATTGTAAAAGAACAAGATAACACGATAAAAGAACAAATAACAGTTACAATACAGAATAAAGATATTATAGAAAGTGAACAAGCTGCACAAATTTCTGACGAATCAGTAAATGAAACTGCTTCAACGACAGTCGTGTTTAGTGATACAGAAATACCGAGATCAATGTCATCATTGAACGTTATTAAACAAACTGACGGTATTTGTATTGAAAATACGAATACAACAGGAGATATTAAGCGTAGCTCGGAAAATATTTCTAGAATATCTGAAGTAAGTAAAGAGCATTTTGCacaagaaaaagaggaagaagaaatgcTGCAATTGTTCCAGGATGTACCAAAGAATGACAGTTAA
- the RpL8 gene encoding ribosomal protein L8, translated as MGRVIRAQRKGAGSVFRSHTKRRKGAPKLRSLDFSERHGYIKGVVKDIIHDPGRGAPLAVVHFRDPYKFKTRKELFIAPEGMYTGQFLYCGKKANLQIGNVMPVGQMPEGTIICNLEEKTGDRGRLARASGNYATVIAHNPDTKKTRVKLPSGAKKVIPSNNRAMVGIVAGGGRIDKPILKAGRAYHKYKAKRNCWPKVRGVAMNPVEHPHGGGNHQHIGKASTVKRGTSAGRKIGLIAARRTGRIRGGKTDTKKDD; from the exons ATGGGTCGAGTGATTCGTGCTCAGCGTAAAGGAGCTGGATCTGTTTTCAGATCCCATACAAAAAGGAGAAAGGGAGCACCAAAACTTCGCTCCTTGGATTTCTCCGAGAGACATGGTTACATCAAAGGTGTTGTGAAG GATATCATTCATGACCCTGGTCGTGGTGCACCATTAGCTGTTGTTCATTTCAGAGATCCGTACAAGTTCAAAACCCGTAAAGAATTATTTATTGCTCCCGAAGGAATGTATACCGGACAATTTTTGTATTGCGGGAAAAAAG CGAATCTCCAAATTGGAAATGTGATGCCTGTTGGTCAAATGCCTGAAGGTACCATTATTTGTAATTTGGAGGAAAAAACTGGCGACAGAGGTCGATTGGCGAGGGCTTCGGGAAATTATGCTACGGTCATAGCTCATAATCCCGATACAAAGAAAACCAGAGTGAAATTACCATCTGGCGCTAAAAAGGTTATACCATCCAACAATAGAGCAATGGTTGGTATTGTTGCTGGTGGTGGACGTATTGATAAACCTATCCTTAAAGCTGGTCGAGCGTATCATAAATACAAGGCGAAGAGAAATTGCTGGCCTAAG GTTCGTGGTGTTGCTATGAACCCAGTTGAGCATCCTCATGGTGGTGGTAACCATCAACATATTGGTAAAGCATCCACAGTTAAACGTGGAACTAGCGCTGGTCGTAAGATCGGTCTTATTGCTGCTCGTCGTACAGGAAGAATTCGTGGTGGAAAGACCGACACTAAGAAAGACgattag